The window tccaaaaaacacactgaagtgttttgtttatgaagaatataataatgatatgcACTATGtagaacatactgtaaatgtcaatTATAATTGGCCCCCTGGTtcacagcagctttaaatgCCAGCGTTAAACCTGCCAGATTATAAAGAAAACCTTTTGCTCCACTTATCACTTGCAATTTTGTGTGAGTGGGAGGCAGAGACTACATCGCCTTTGGGTctccacataaaaaaaaaccacacagcCTACCATCAAACCTGAAGCATCTGGATTCCGTGCTAGTGACATAATGACACAGCACACATGATGAGTCTAGTATCAGCATGCTGATACTGGAAGATCACTGGCCTTTAGCCAATCCTATGGGCCACACAGAACAGCGCTGACATTATCTTGATGGTGTAAACTGAACTTTTATCGGTGAGGACATAAGCACCGGGGCTAGACATACTTCCACCCACTAGAAGAGGAAGACTTTTGCGAGTTCAGGATGAATTTTGTGGCTTATTTCAGCCTCCTCTCCTTCGCAGTTCACGCAGGCCTgctgagaaaaagacaaacatgccCGCAGGTTTGTGATGCTGCTCGGTGTCCCGTCCTGCCTCAGACTTGTTACTACGGCCAGGTGAGGGACGGATGCGGCTGCTGCGTGGTGTGCGCGGCTGGGGAGGGTGAAGTGTGCGGGGAGCGGGGCCTCTCCTGCGGGGACGGGCTGCGGTGCGACTCTGTCCCGGGGAAGCTCCGGAGACTCCAGGGCACGTGCATATGCGCCTCATCCGGTCCTGTTTGCGGCAGCGACGGCAGGACTTACCCCAGCATCTGCCGCCTGAGAGCCGAGAACATGAGGGCCGCGCTCGGAGAGACCGCTCCGGTCATTCTGATCCAGAGAGGTCGATGTGAGTCAGGTGAGTTTTGGAGGTTCTTCTGCAGATGACATGAGGTACATGGAAAGATTGTGGAATAGATACCTAATTGGTTAAAAAGAAGTATATTTATGGTTAGGTAGAAATCAATAGGACATGTCTCACACCAACCTGAGTCACCTGAAcaccacctgctgctgctcagaagTAGTTATGAAGTAAGCAGAGAGATTGAAATAGTTTGCTAAAAGTACTGAATAAATGGGTGAAATATCCAGCTTCTGCAAACTTGACTGAAACTGACGAAACAAATGACCAAAGAGAAACTCCTGCACAAGACTCATCATCAcctgtactctttaatttgaCTTGAGAAGCTAGTAGGACATTCTGGAGACTGTGTGAGACTGTTATATCGGATGAAAATGATATATATCTAGAATATGTATCTCTGCGGAAAGCTTGATATAGTGTGCCTCCAGTGCTCTGCATGTTCATACTCAGAAGAGCAACAAGACGAAATGCAGTCAGTGATGGTGTTTAATTCTCCTGAGGGAATTCCTGCACCACACTGCTGTGCAAATATATCTTCTTCATTTTTCTACCCTGTCCAATCCATTTTCATAATGTGCAGTTTCTTATCATAGTCACCCATAGAGGAGAAAGAATTCATCATGCGTTAGGCCTCCTACtgcctttcttttctttatgaGCAGGTATGCAAAAACTTGCAGAGATGCTACAGAGTTGTTTTAATGAAGCCTGGTTACCAGTCATAGTAGTCACAGGAAAACAATGTGACTGTTGTGATGATGTAATTATGTAATAACTTTCCTTTCTCTTCGtttgtaaatcataaaatagaGCCGAAATAAAGTATAGCAACCCAGCTAATTAGATGTGCCCCGTTTGTTCATTTAAGGTTCTGGTGTCTCTGCTCACTGAGCGTTACATGATTTCTGTCAAGAACACTAGAGTTGGATTGCAAATGGAGACAGTAGAACAAATTGACTCTGCAGTAAGGTACCACTCCAATTACCCGAGCAGGACTGCTCCCTGCTGCAACTATATGACATATACGCAATGCATagccatgaaaatgaaaaataatatgaGTGAGCGAGTGGTTAGGAAGACTGCTGTACTGTCTTGTTGTAATCATCTAGTTGCTGCttaataaaagtttttttttctaccacaACAAAGCAGAGTGGCTTGATGTTATAGGAATCTCTTCAGGTTTTTGGGAAAAACTAACATTCAGAATCCCCAAATCCAAACCAGTAATTAGTAACTAGTAATTCTGATAAACAAACCTTTCAAACCAACACAGTAGTTatcttcaaatgagaaaatgcGAACTTCTGTATCGCATGCTACTGATGCAGAGCAGGTAAAATCAGGACAATGTGGTCATGTGACTGGCAGAGAGCAGTGTGTATGTCTAGAGGCCTGTCAGTTCATTTCATCACCTTCTATTGCTGCTCAGTTACCAGGGTGATCAGGAAACAGacaagccaaaaaaaatgtgacatatCTACAGCTTGTCTGTCTGCTTAATGCAAGAtaagtgtgtgtctgagtgtgtgagagagagaaagagcatcATTATCCTGCATTTACCATAATACTGAACAGAGACAGCTCGTACTTTGAACCGCTGATTGTGTTCTCTATtggctgttttgtttatttctgttagtTGAGATATTGTCATTGCATAGAGGGTCATGTGTTCACTTTCAATCCTCTGAAAACCTCATAAACAGTATGTTTGATGTCTGCACTCACTATTTAATTATCTTGAAAGCTTCGGCTGGTTTAACTGTTTTGTTAAAGCCTTGGGAAACAATATTTATGTTGCAATTCAGTATGTTCTAGTTTTATGTAGGTGCTCGTCCTCTTCATAGCTTCAAGTCTGGGGTCAAAGCAAAATAGCTCTTATATCTAAAATGCTTTTTGCAAAATGATTGTATTGGCGATGATCCTCTAAACCTTCTAACTAACTTTTCTAACTAAACTAACATTTTTCACTCTGTCTGGGGCTGCGATGAAACCATCATGTTTCCAATCTTCTTTTTTctacacagtttttttttaaatgagcatcagtttacagtaaaagtgTCCTTTCACTACTctgcatacatttttaaagatgaatgTATTCAAAAACCAGCTCAGCTTTTTGGGCAGTTGATCCTCATCTTGCTGTAACTCTGCACAGCTTTGTGTATTTAAACACAAGAGTATTTCTTATACACTTCAATGTGTGAGTGGGGGCAGAGCAGTATCACCATGGAGTTACCTGATGAGTCACTGCATCTTCATTGAAAACTTCTACAAAATATGCCAAATAATCATACTGATATAATTCAACAAGTTTATCATCAACAATAGTTTATAATGAGAACAACGGTGCTCTGAGATACTTACCAGTGTCACAGCAGGCTGTAAACAACACTCGTTAGCTTCACTATGTGAACAAACTGAACAAGTTGCACAAATGACAATGATGAAATCTTGGTTTCCATCTCCTGAATCATCACTTTCAGCTCCTGCCTTCAGGGAGACGGTGTCCCTGTGCAAAGAAAAATGTCTATATAAAATCAGTCATCCCACATATTGTACATCAGTAATTAATGGACATGCCAGTATTGTTTTGAATGCCATGTACCCGGCACTTTACTTCTTAAATTGGTCTTAAATTATTTCTAGCAATCTATTCCTTCTGTCCTTCTTTTTTACAAAGTTGCATCTAAtatagtttaaaatgtttttgtaacatACAATGTGAATGatgtgatgttgatgttgattgattgataaatgCTATCGCTAATGTGCTCACAGTGACAACGCAAACATGCCGATGTTTAGCAGGTCACCATCTTAATTTAGAGcattagtatgctaacatttgagACAaacctgtctcctagaaattacattgaTAAACTATTAATTTGCAACACAACATACATAGAAAACATAATGCTGCCCAGATAACGCTGAAcataattacattattacatcaaAACACCAACCTAGTGCTATAGAAAAacaatttcacaattttcagGAGACAAGGTTTGATGGGAATTAGTTATGcaggtttttaaattttttttttgaccatttcctGCCTTGAAAATGGAAAGCTAAGGGATCCCCAGAGTTAATAGAATTCACCCTGAGGAGGACATGTGCgtaccaaattttatggcagTCCATCTAATATTTGACAGAACATTTCACCACAAATGTAACACCGCTGGTGGCACTAAcggaaaagtcaggggatcaccaaagtaatcaagattcatcctctgggcaccataaatgtctgtataacatttaatggcaatccaacAGATGTTAatatgagatatttcagtctggagcaAAGTCACGTTTTAAATCTTCTGGCATTAAACAAATATGATTAGTCCACCATAAATGGTGACCATATTCACCACTAGTTGGTAGAGATGGTTTAACTGTGTTGAAGATCAGTAAAAGGTCAAAACATGGtaccctttttttaaaataatgcacaTCTGTAATGGAAACAAATATGAATCTAGTGTGGGATTTGTGTGGCACTCTGTAAGGagatttacatttgttttacaatTTGGAGACTCAATAACAGATTAGATGACATGGCGAGTATAAGTGGTATTCATCTGATGGGTTATACACAATTGTACAAGCTGGCATGGCTATACAGTGTAATTGAGATAATAGAGAAAGCTACACGATCTCCTGCCAATGGAGAGCATATTGTTGATTTGTTAGTGGAGCTCTCTGACAGGCAAAAATAGTTGGTGTTCTGCCAAAGTAGTTCTTGGCAATAGGCACCATGTCATTTGCATTTAAGGCTGTTTCTGCAGAGACAAGTTTATTCATGCAattttgtaaacacaacatcagtCAGTGAGTGCAGGGGCTTCAGGACAGAGATTACACAAGATATTATTGGGGAGGAGATTGTACTGCCCCGAGGTGGCACAACGCAGGTGTCTACAGCAGGTTGCAGTTTAAATGAAACCCTACCTGTACAATCCAACTGTTGAGAATTGATCCTCCAGTTCCTCTTTAAGACAAACAGCTAGTATAGAAATAGTGTGTTGGCAGGGCAACAGAGACAAATATGTGGCTTTAACATGTATTGTTCTATAATctgatctgtgtgtttatgaggaggtgtgtttgtgcttgcaAATTAGTCCATGATTTCAGTGTAATTATCACCCACTAAAGCGCAGAAGAAGAGCAATGAAGTGCCACTACTTGCCTGAGAGGTAAGACATAGTGTAATCTGCTCTGAGAAAGCATGAAGTATTTACTCATATGATAAGAAGTTAATGGAAAATGATCTGTCTCACCTCTCACTATTTTCTATTGCATCACTGCCAAATGCACATCTCACTAATatgttttagattttatgtGGACAAGGCAGGAACGATATATTAAAAAAGTTTATCCACACTGAGTTAATTGAGTTAATCAGTCTAAAAGCCAAGCTAGCTACTCTGTAAGCGCAAAAGCTCGGTCTTGCAGGTAATGGACTGCAATGACTCAAAGACAGGCAGGTTAAATTAAAGCAAAGTTAGCTGTATTTGTAGTTTGTCAGGTAGGAAAAGGTCCAAAAACAGCCATAACAAGCAGGCAGAAACAAGTGACAAGAAGGCCAGATGAATACATAATAGACATTTGTGGGAGCTGAGGGTTTATATGCTGGGGAGCTGATTAGGGGACTGGTGATATGTGCTCAGGTGGGAGTCAGGTGACGGCTGAAGGTGGGAGAGACTGAGGACTACTGTAGGGCAGGGAGGGAATAGCAGGCTGTGAAATGAgttaatgacaaataaaaatgttgcaaGTAATGTTAGGAACTGGTTGTAGCTTAAGCCAGCTgagctttaaaataaatgctCTGATCCAAAAATGTTAACCTCAAGGTGACACTAGATTAAAGGTCAGGGGATCCCCAAAGTCATGAAGATACATCGTCTGGGAACCATTGATgtatgtaccaaatttcatgccaatccatCCAACAATATTCTAAATAAATGAGTGAAGGAAGTTTTTATGATTGTGTCATGTGTGCAATTAAAACCAGCTCACATGGGCTCACATGACACCACAAAATCATCCAGAATGCTGCATtcttcatgtccccctcaggataaATTGCAACGACTTTAGTGAACCCATAACTTTTTATCTAGCCCgtcaaaatgtcagtttgtcttATAGTTTcgtttatgaccaaatacctgcaaaattaacgacattctcatcagcctcagctgtgctttgtgtttactgccatttagcaaatgttagcatgatacatgctaaactaagatggtgaacatggtgaacattGTACCTGCTGTTAGCATTATctttgtgaacatgttagcatgttggtGTTAGCATGTTACCGTCTCTCAGGTTGTAGACTCAGTCGTCCTAAAAGGCCAAAGTTTTAGatattttactcaaaaccaaaaatgtcaatctcCTGGTGGTACTatgaggaaaataaacaaagtcACTAGCATTCATCCGCAGGGCACAATTAATATCTCATAGTGATCCATTATAGATGTTTGGACCAGCAGTCCATCAACACTGTCATCCCTACAGTCACACTGCTAGTGTGACCAATAatagttctttttttaattttgtgaaactttttgtctttatttgtcgTCATGTGTCCTCAAAGGAATGCAACATCCAGAGAGCTTGCGCTACAAATTCAACTTCATTGCAGATGTGGTGGACAAGATTGTTCCAGCTGTGGTACATCTTGAGCTTTTCCAAAGGTAAAAACTGAGTGAAgcaagaagaagacagaaaattaaaagtgtGGCCCTCAGTGTGTCTTTGATAATATAAAACAATCTTTTCATTTTGCGATTCTCTTGCCAGACTGCCGTATTCCAGCGAGGAAGTCTCTGTGTCGAGCGGCTCTGGGTTTGTTGTGTCAGAAGACGGCTGGATCGTAACCAATGCGCATGTACTCACCAACAAGCAGCGGATAAAAGTAGAGCTGAAAAGCGGTTTTCAGTACGACGCTACAGTCAAGGACGTGGACCAGAAGATGGACATCGCACTCATCAAAATCGAGACAGATGTGAGTGCCCGGTGTTTTCACTCACCTCCCCAAGGGGCCTTAGTCTAAATTCTGCCTTGTGTTTTCCTCTGGCCTGGCAGCTTGTCATCAGCGGCTAACATCAAAGTCTCATAATCCTGCACAGAAAGTGGGGCAGATATTCCATGGAGAAAGTCATCAAGGGCCACCAGAATTAGACTATTCCTTAGCATGGTCAATCTGTCATCTGAAAGTCCCGGGGGGGGGTATTTGGTCATGTCTAGTAAATTCAAAGCTTCAgctattttttgtgtatttgcaaGAGCCCCtctgaataaaacatgtcaCTGCTCAGACATGCTCTTACACAACCAACTGCTTTGTATGGTAGAATGGGCCCTACTCCTGACCACTTCAGTCAGACTTCACTCAGCATGAAGCAGATGATTAGCATTTTTAGTACTGATCTGAATACAAGAATATGTCACGATCACAAGGCACAAAACCAGAGTCACTGTCTTTGACTGCTGTAAAGGTGAGGGAATGTATCTTACCTGGGAGTGGTGACAGCTGCACAATGTTATAGCTCTGTTACATTCCTAGTAGAGGGTCTTTTTAAGCTTGCCTAAAAGGCAAATTTGTCTTGACATAAGGCTCCATGCCCCAGGAGATGTGGCCATAAATTTAGCTGAGCATTACTGTATAATCCACCCCACAGATAAACGGCTTCAGCCTAGTATAcgaggagagaggcagagacaaGCGAAGGCTTAGTTTAGTTTGGTTTATTGAACAAATCCCATGATAAAATCATATAGATTGAAGcttataaaagaaacaaacactcaTTTCCAATGCAGAGCACCTGTTTTGTACCAGGAGAATACACTGGGCTTGAGAAGGAAATTGTTGAAATTGTTACTAACCagagattgttttatttttacaccaAATGTTTAGTAGGTATACCTGTCCTCATGACTCGTTAGAAAATGATATAATATTCAGGATAATATTAGGTAGGGTTACAAGTAAGGTTCACTTCTTGTTCTAATTTGAGTGTCACAATAATTCCTAAGAGGTGGAGCCGCCAACAGAAATGTCACTGATGGAAGTAAACCTTTTTAATGGACGGAGCGAAATACTGTCTTTAAAGTCAAAGTTTGAAGTCATAAAACCTTAAAGTACTTCTTGAAGACATTTCTGCAGAGGCTGTCGAAACCTCTTCAACAATCGTCTTTGAATCATACTTTTAGATAAACCGTGATCTGGATGAAAACTATTCACTAAAGGTTACATAAAGAATCTGCttcatacaaaaacatttcactttttgCTCTCAGACATAAAGTATTTTACAAA is drawn from Thunnus albacares chromosome 2, fThuAlb1.1, whole genome shotgun sequence and contains these coding sequences:
- the htra4 gene encoding serine protease HTRA1 gives rise to the protein MNFVAYFSLLSFAVHAGLLRKRQTCPQVCDAARCPVLPQTCYYGQVRDGCGCCVVCAAGEGEVCGERGLSCGDGLRCDSVPGKLRRLQGTCICASSGPVCGSDGRTYPSICRLRAENMRAALGETAPVILIQRGRCESGMQHPESLRYKFNFIADVVDKIVPAVVHLELFQRLPYSSEEVSVSSGSGFVVSEDGWIVTNAHVLTNKQRIKVELKSGFQYDATVKDVDQKMDIALIKIETDSPLPVLRLGQSSDLRPGEFVVAVGSPFSLQNTVTTGIISTAQRNGLELGFKDSDMDYIQTDAIINYGNSGGPLVNLDGDVIGINTLKVAAGISFAIPADRIRQFLAESYNRQINGNTGQKKKYIGVRMLQLSSLLIRDLRERQSEFPDVSSGVYIYEVIPGTAASSAGMIDHDIIIGINGRPVHTTQEVSEAVQSGAALSVVVRRKDSDITLTVIPEEAN